A stretch of DNA from Prochlorococcus marinus str. SB:
GCGTCATTCATCACATGAAAAGGTACTTCTAAACCATCTGTCCAAAATGATAATGATTTTATTCCTTGGGCAACAAGCATTTCCAAACCATCTATAGTCATGCATCCTTTATTGGCGCTAAATTTTAATAAAGTAGTTGGAGCAGGGTTGTATATTAAATCGTAAACAATTGTTTGTGAGTTAAGAGATCTCCAAAATGCTTCGCCATATGGAATCACATTATTTTCATATTTAGTTGTTTTCATCCCTGCTGGCGTTGTATTTACAATCAAATCTGCTTCACGAATTAAAATTTGAGCTTGATCATCACTATTCAATAAACCCTGCAGTTGAATTTGATTATCAAAGTTTTTTATTAATTCATCTAATGATGATTTGTTACGTGATATTACTGAAATTGTTGAAAGATTTAAATTTATTAAACCTTGAATAACAGATCTTGCTGCACCCCCGGAGCCAAGAACTATTCCTTTTTTCTTTGCTAAGTTTAAATTTTTTAATGGATAAATAAATCCCTCTACATCAGTATTAGTTGCGCTCCATTTTTTTTCAGAATTTAATTTCAGGGTATTAATTGCTTTAAGTTTGTTAGCTATAGGGGAGATTTCACTACAAAGGTTAAATACTTTTTCTTTGTGTGGAATTGTAATGTTTAAACCTTTGCAATTAATCTTTTTAAAAGAATTAAGAACTAATTCTAGATCTTTATCTTTACAGGGTACAGCAATATAAATTAAATCTAAGCCTAAATATTGGAGGGCAGCATTTTGCATAATTGGAGACAAAGAATGGCTTACTGGATTGCCAATTAATGCGATGAAAGATGTCTTACTTGAAATCATGTTTAGAATTTTAACCCTAAAAGTAATAGTCTGTTCGGGAACCACACCCCGTCTTTGAGTAACAATAATGACGTCAATGACCGATTATGGAGAATAACAAATATTAAGAAGTTACCCATGGGTAAGGTAGTAGGAATTGATTTAGGAACAACTAATAGTTGTGTCGCTGTAATGGAAGGTGGTAAGCCTACTGTAATAGCAAATGCTGAGGGTTTCAGAACTACTCCATCAGTTGTTGCATATACAAAAAATCAAGATCAGCTTGTTGGACAAATAGCAAAAAGACAAGCTGTAATGAACCCTGAAAATACTTTTTATTCTGCAAAACGTTTTGTTGGTAGAAGAGTTGATGAAGTTAATGAAGAGTCTAAAGAAGTTAGTTACTCTGTTGAAAAATCTGGCTCTAGTGTCAAATTAAAATGTCCTATTTTGGATAAACAGTTTTCTCCTGAAGAGGTGAGTTCTCAAGTTTTAAGAAAGCTAGCAGATGATGCTGGTAAATATCTTGGTGATAAAGTTACACAGGCTGTAATTACAGTTCCAGCTTATTTTAATGATTCGCAAAGACAGGCTACTAAAGATGCTGGCAAGATTGCAGGTCTAGAAGTTCTCAGAATCGTTAATGAGCCAACTGCTGCCGCTTTAGCATATGGTTTGGATAAAGAAAATGAAAAAATTCTTGTTTTTGATTTAGGGGGCGGTACATTTGACGTCTCAGTTATTGAAGCTGGTGATGGAGTAACTGAAGTTCTATCTACATCTGGAGATACACATTTAGGTGGTGATGATTTTGATAGATGCATTGTAGATCACTTAGCCAATACTTTTAAATCTAATGAGGGAATTGATCTCAGACAAGATAAGCAAGCTTTGCAAAGATTGACTGAAGCTGCAGAAAAAGCAAAAATAGAGCTCTCAAATGCTACGCAAAGTGAAATAAATTTACCTTTTATTACAGCGACGCCGGAAGGACCAAAACATTTGGATTTGAACCTTACTAGAGCAAAGTTCGAGGAATTAGCAGCTTCTTTAATTGACAGATGTAAGACCCCAGTTGAAAGAGCTATAAGTGATGCAAAAATTTCTACTAGTGAAATTGATGAAGTTGTTATGGTTGGAGGCTCATCTAGAATACCTGCTGTTTTAGATTTAGTTAAAAAAATAATTGGTAAAGAACCAAATCAAACTGTTAATCCTGATGAAGTAGTAGCTGTTGGAGCCGCAATTCAGGGAGGAGTTTTAGCAGGAGAAGTTAAAGATATATTGCTGCTCGACGTTACTCCACTCTCTTTAGGTGTAGAGACTTTAGGGGGAGTAATGACAAAAATGATAAATCGAAATACTACAGTACCCACGAAGAAATCTGAAACATATTCAACTGCCGTAGATGGTCAAACAAATGTTGAAATACATGTTTTACAGGGTGAAAGAGAAATGGCCTCTGATAACAAAAGCCTAGGAACTTTTAGATTGGATGGTATACCTTCAGCACCAAGAGGCGTTCCGCAAATTGAAGTTACATTTGATATTGATGCAAATGGTATTCTTAGTGTTACTGCTAAAGATAAAGGAAGCGGTAAAGAGCAAAGTATTTCTATTACTGGTGCTTCAACTCTATCTGATAATGAAGTTGAAAAAATGGTAAAGGATGCTGAATCAAATGCATCTGCAGATAAAGAAAAAAGAGAAAAAATCGATTTAAAAAATCAAGCTGAAACACTCGTATATCAGACAGAAAAGCAACTTGGTGAGTTAGGGGATAAAATCGATGCTGCAGCCAAGTCCAAAGTTGAAGAAAAAAGTAATGCTCTTAAAGAGGCAACTTCAAAAGAAGACTATGAATCAATGAAAAAACTTCTTGAAGAACTTCAGCAAGAACTATATGCAGTTGGTTCATCTGTTTATCAGCAACCTGGCAATCAGCCACCATCACCCGGGGCGGCGGGGGGTCCCGATCAGAGTGATTCAAACGAAAAAGGTGGAGATGATGTAATTGATGCAGATTTTACTGAAACGAAAGATTAAGAAAAATAATTTTTAATTTCATTAGCAACCCATTTAGAACAAGCTGGAGCAAGTAAAATCCCATTTTTATAAAAACCTGTACATATTATTAGTCCATCTTCAAGATTTTTCATTATTGGTGAAGGCTCACCATCTGGTCTTGACCTTATCCCATACCATTTTTTAGAAATCTTCCCTTTCATCAGCCAATTTGGTTTTTTATCGAGAAAATTTGTAAGTTTTTCAAAAGTATTTTCTTCTGGCTTAGTACTATATTCGTCGGTTGATCCAATAATTAACTTTTTTTTTGATTTTGGAATTATATTTTTACCATTTATATTGAATTGTTTTGGCAGCGATAGTAAATCAACTTCTGCATCATTTATATCAATTTCCATAGCTTGACCCAAGACAGGTTTTAATGTGATGTTGTGAGATATGCCATCTATTAAATCAATTGATTTTAGTGAATTACACAAAATAACCATATCAGATTTGAGGTTTTCATTACTTCTTGTTGTAGAAATCCATTGATTGTTTGATTTCCTGATTTTTATTATTTCTCCTTCTGAAAAATTAATTTTTTTATGTTTTAGATATTTATCTAATGTTTGAAGTAAAGAAAAAGGATTTATTCTTCCATCTTTGAAGGAAATCATTCCTTTTATATTTTTTGTTTGGAAGGCTTTATTTATATTTTTGATAAATATTGAGTCTCTTTCTAAAATTCGTAAGTTTTGATCATTATTTTCATAAATAAATTTCTCTAATTTTTTAAACTTTTCTTCATTAGTAGTTAGTTGTATTAATGGTTTGTTGATATTTAATTCACTATTATATTTTTGCAGGAATGAAATCCATTGCGGCCATAATTCAATGCTTTGCTTCCTGAGATCCCAACTTCTACCTCTCCTTTTTTGATACATATTACCCATTAGTAAGCCTAAGGCTGCGTAACTACTATTTTGGAGTTGAATTGGATCTATTATCGTTACCTTGAAACCTAATTCTGATAATTCTAAGGCGTTAAATTTTCCAATAATCCCTGATCCAATAATAACTATGTGTGCTTTTTGAAAATTTTCTTTTAAGCTTTTCATTGATATATTAGATATACTTGCTTGACTTAATAGTTAAAGATTTTTTGGAACATCCTTCAATTATATTCAAAATTGTTTGCCCCGATCGTCCTGGCCTTGTGAGTTTACTTACAAGTTGGATTTCAAATTACGGTGGAAACATAAAACATTCTGATCATCATACAGATCAAGATGCCGGTTTGTTTCTTAGTCGAATTGAATGGAATAGTAAAAATGCTTTTTTTAACAGAGATGAAATTTATAAAGAATTTGAAAAAATTGCAGGTGAAGTCAATGGAAAATTTAACGTAAATTATTCAGATGAAATTCCAAATGTTGCTATTTTCGTAAGTAAACAAAATCATTGTTTGATTGATTTACTTTGGCGAGTAAGAAATGGAGAACTCAAAATGAAAGTCCCGTTAATTATTTCAAATCATTCTGATCTTGAAAATATTGCAAATGACTTTAATGCAAAATTTGTTCATGTTGATACTTTTAAAACTGATAAATCTATTGTTGAAGATCAATTTTTACATTTACTAAAAGAATATGAAATTGATCTCGTTGTATTAGCTAAATATATGCAAATTTTGAGTGACTCTTTTTTAAAAAAGTTTTCTTCAATAATAAATATTCATCATTCTTTTTTACCTGCATTTAAGGGCGGGCAACCATATCATCGAGCTTGGAAGAGAGGTGTTAAATTAATCGGTGCTACAGCTCACTATGTTACTGAAGATCTTGATGAAGGCCCGATAATTGAGCAATGCACAGTTAATGTAAGTCATAGGGATGAAGTTGACGATTTGATTAGAAAAGGAAGAGATATTGAAAGAATAGCTTTAGCAAGAGCAGTTAGATTACATCTGAATCATCAAGTATTTGTATATAACAGCAAAACTGCTGTTTTTGATTGAAGATAGTTTTTAGTCTTCTAATTCTATTTGTATTTGCCTTTCATAAATTGATTCTTCATTAAAAGCTCTTGCTATCAAGAAACTGGCAATGCAGCTGATTAACACAGGTTTCATTATTAATAAATTTTTTGTTAAAGCGAAAGCTAAAAACATTGCAGTAATTGGTGTTCGCGAACATCCTGCTACGAAAGCTCCCATTCCCGCAAAAATGTATGTACTTGGTGCATGTCCTGTAGCAATTTCCACCCAGCTCCCCATTATTAGTCCGATTGACCCTCCTAAAGTAAGCATTGGATAGAATAATCCTCCAGGGGCTCCAGATGCTGCTGCTAAACCTGTCGTGATAAATAGTACTAAAACTGCTAATAAAGCAATTCCAATACTTGTATTTTGTTCAGCTATTATTTTCTGTAATTCATCTAAATTATGAAATGTACTGGGTAAAAAAGAGTAGATACTTCCTAAAATAAGTCCACAAATACTCATTTTTAAAACAAATTTATTTTTATACCACTTTTTACCAAGATTTTGCATTAACAAAACATATCTGCTGTACAATTCTGCAAATATCCCAATAATTATTCCTAGTAAAACTAAGTAAATAAAATCTATAGGTAAGAAAAAAACTGAAGGGTCATATTCTTTTTGAATCAAAAATCCGAGGTTAAAATCAAAGCCTCCTGCTTTAGGATCTAAACCCAAGGCTTGAATAATATCAGCAGATGAATCTGCAATAAAAGTTGTAATTACTACTAGTAATAAAATAACTGGTCTAGCAGAGTTTAATAACTCCTCTATTGCATAGATAAACCCTCCTAATGGAGCGCTAAATACTGCGGCTATTCCAGCACCACCACCTGCTGCTACTATTACTCTTCTGAAAGCTGTAGGAGCTTTGAGCCACTTGGCCATTTGCCAAGCTACGGACCCTCCCATTTGAACTGATGGACCTTCCGGACCCAAAGGGAATCCACTGCCAATCGCAATAATTCCTGATATGAGCTTTACTAATCCTACTTTTAAATTCATTGGAACTTTTTTATGTCTTAAGAAACCCATGATTTGACTCACACCTGAACCTTTTGCGGCAGGTGCTATATTTTTGATTAAATATCCTGCAATAGCTCCTCCGAGAGCTCCAAAAATAGGTAAGACCGCAATAGATGGGAATTGGTCTAATAATGCTAATCTCCAATTATTAATAAAATAGATTCCAGTTTTAAAAGATATGCTTGTAATTGAAGCCCCTAGACCTGTTAATAAGAGCGAAAATGCAACGACTAGTGACTTTTGTTTTAATAATTTTTTGATGCTACGAGAAGAATTACTTGTTTTTTGAATATTATCTTTTATAAAGTTTGGCATGGTCCATGATTACTTTGTCAAGCTGAAATCGTGTATTTCATCAAATTGAAGATAGCGATAAAGTTCATCTGAATATGGATTAATTTTATTTTTAGTAATATCCTGATATTCTTCTATTTCAGGTATTTTTCCAAGCAGTGCACAAACTGCTGCCAATTCTGCACTCCCTAAAAATACTTGCGCATTCTTGCCAAGTCTATTGTCAAAATTTCTTGTACTGGTAGAAAATACTACAGAACCTTCATCAACTCTAGCTTGATTTCCCATACATAAAGAACAGCCAGGCAACTCTAATCTTGCACCACAATCTTCAAATATTTCATAGTAGCCTTCAGCTTTTAGGGTTTCTTCATCCATCTTTGTGGGTGGACAAATCCATAATTTAGCTTTTAAATTTTGTACTCCTTCAAGAACTTTTGCAGCTGCCCTGTAATGACCAATATTTGTCATGCAAGAACCTATAAAAACCTCGTCAATATTTGTATTTGCAACATCAGTGATTTCTTTTACATTATCTGGATCATTAGGGCAAGCAACTATAGGTTGTGTTACTTTTGCTAAATCAATTTCAATGATGTCTTCATACTGAGCGTTTGAATCTGGTTGAATTAATGATGGTTTTTTTAACCAATTTTTCATATCATTTATTCTTCTTGAAATCGATTTTGAATCTTCATAATTGCTCTCGATCATTTTTTCTAGCAGGCAAATATTGCTTTTTAAATATTCTTGAACAGTTTCTTGGGATAAAAGTATTGTGCTACCAGCGCATGAGCGTTCTGCAGTGGCATCTGTAAGTTCAAAAGCTTGTTCAAGTTTTAGGTTTGGTAATCCCTCAATTTCCATAATTTTCCCGTTGAATATATTTTTCTTATTTTCTTTCTCAACAGTTAATAGTCCTTTTTTAATTGCGAAGAGAGGGATTGCATTTACTAAATCTCTAAGAGTAATTCCTGGTAATAATTCTCCTTTAAATTTAACCAGCACAGATTCCGGCATATTTAATGGCATTGATCCTATTGCAGCGGCAAATGCAACAATGCCTGAGCCTCCAGGAAATGAAATGCCAAGAGGAAATCTTGTATGACTATCTCCACCTGTGCCAACAGTATCAGGTAAAAGCATTCTGTTAAGCCAGCTATGAATGATGCCGTCTCCAGGCTTAAGAGCTACTCCACCTCTTTGAGATATAAAATCAGGTAATTCTTTATGGGTAAGTAGATCTACTGGTTTAGGATATGCAGCTGTATGACAAAAACTTTGCATCACTAAATCTGCAGTAAATCCTAAACAAGCTAGTTCTTTTAATTCATCTCTAGTCATTGGCCCAGTAGTATCTTGACTACCAACTGTGGTCATAATTGGCTCACAGGTCATTCCTGGCCTAACTCCATCTAAACCGCATGCTTTACCTACTATTTTTTGTGCTTGAGTAAAGCCGGTACTACTTTCGGTTGGATTTTGTGGTCTAGTAAAAATTTCACTTGGTTGATAATCTAATTTGTTTCTAATTTTGTCCGTAAGAGATCTTCCAATCATAAGATTAATTCTTCCGCCAGCTTGAATTTCATCAGTAAGAGTTGATGGATACAACTCGAATTTGCTTATTAATTCTTCAGTATTTGAATCTTTTTCAATTTTTTTAATAATGCCTTTATAGGGATATATTTTAATAACATCTCCTGTTTTCATTTGAGATACGTCAGCTTCTATAGGTAAAGCTCCTGAATCTTGTGCAGTATTAAAAAAAATTGGGGCTATTTTGCTGCCAATTATTATTCCACCTGTTTTTTTGTTGGGAACAAAAGCGATATCTTCTCCTATATGCCAAATGAGTGAGTTAATAGCAGATTTTCTAGAACTTCCTGTTCCAACAACATCTCCAACATAAGCTATTGGTAAATTTTGTTTTTTTAAATTATCAAGAATCTTTAGTCCATCAGGTTTTTTAAATTCCAACATAGCTAATGCATGCATTGGAATATCCGGGCGTGTTGTTGCATGTACAGCGGGAGATAAGTCGTCTGTGTTTGTCTCACCGTCAACTTTAAATACTAAACAAGTAATCTCTTTCTCTAGAACTTTTTTATTTATGAACCATTCTGCATTTGCCCAACTATTTACAACTTCTTTTGCATAAATATTATTTTGAGATAATTCATAAATTTCATTAGCCGAGTCGTAAACAAGAATAATATTTTTTAAAACTTCTGCCGCTTTTTTTGCGAGTAAACTATTTTCTCCTTTAAGTATTTCAACCAAAGAATTTACATTATATCCGCCTATCATTGTTCCTAGTATTTCAATCGCTTTTTCGGGATTAATTGATTTGCAATATTTTTCGGAATTAACAATAGCCGTAAGCCAGCTTGCTTTTACGTAAGCAGCCTCATCAACTCCTGGGGGTACTCTATTTATTAGTAAATCAAGTAAATAAGATGAATCATAAGTACTATCTTGTTCTAATAATTTTGTAATACAGTTTGTTTGTTCAGCATTTAAAGGTAAAGGAGGTATACCTTTGGCAGCTCTTTCAGCTGCATGATCTGCATAATCTTTTAGCAATGTTTCCAAATTCTTCATTAGTAAGGTTTAATGCCTAATCTATTGTTATTTTTAATATTGAAAAGGAGAGTATTCATAAATGCTTTTTTAAATATTCAAACTTCTTAATTAATCAATGACGACATCATCAAATAATTCAGCTTTAGAAAAGACATCAGATTTACATGTTCTTGAAACACGTCCATTAATACCTCCAAGCAGATTACATAATGATATACCTTTAGATCACGACTCTGCTAATACAGTATCTAAAACAAGAAGATCGATACAAAATATTTTGCATCATAATGATCAGAAGCTTTTAGTCATTGTGGGTCCATGTTCAATTCATGATCTTGAGGCGGCAAAGGAATATTCAAAATATATTCAAAAATTCCGAGAAATGTATAAAGATAAATTAGAAATAATTATGAGAGTATATTTTGAAAAGCCAAGAACAACTATTGGTTGGAAGGGATTGATAAATGATCCTCATCTAGATGATTCTTATGATATTAATACTGGTTTAAGAAGGGCAAGAAGTTTGCTTTCATATTTAGCAACTCGTGGCATACCTTCTGCTACAGAATTACTAGATCCAATTGTTCCTCAATATATTGCAGATTTAATAAGTTGGACAGCCATAGGTGCGCGTACTACAGAAAGTCAAACTCATAGAGAAATGGCATCAGGATTATCAATGCCTATAGGCTTTAAAAATGGAACGGATGGTTCTTTTACTACTGCAATTAATGCAATGCAGTCAGCGTCAAAATCCCATCACTTCTTAGGTGTAAATGAAAATGGAATGGCTTCTATAGTTAATACTACAGGAAATCCAGATGGACATATAGTTTTAAGGGGCGGTTCAAAAGGCCCAAATTTTGAAAGTGATAATGTACAAAGAATTTCAGCAGAATTGAGGCAGTATAATCTTCCCCATAAAGTGATGATTGATTGTAGTCATGGAAATTCCAATAAAGATTTCCGAAAACAGTCGGAAGTGCTAAAAAATGTAGCTTCTCAAATTAGTAATGGTGAAAAAAATATTTTAGGAGTTATGCTTGAAAGTCATTTGAAGGAGGGAAATCAAAAACTTTTAAAAAAAGAAGATCTCCAGTTTGGCAGAAGCATTACAGATGCATGTATAGATATAGAAACAACAAAAGAATTAATCGCTATTTTATACGATTCACTTAGCTAGTTATTAAAAAATTAAAAAATAATGCTGAAGAGATTGGAACAATGAAATTATCTATTCCTAGAACACTAAATTGTTCGAGCAAAGTCGCAATAAAAGCTATCGTAAAATAATTTAAACTTACACTATTTTGTTGAGAGTATCCTATTGAGCAAACTACTATCAAACTTGTTAAGAACATTGTTATGGTTCCATATAAAGATTTTTTTTGTTTAAAAAAAATCCAACTCTTTGAGTTAAAGCTTTTTCCTATTAATCCAGCTAATCCATCACCAAAAGTCATTATGAAAAATCCACTAATCAGTGCATATGGATCTTTATCCCAGAAAAGATAAATCAAAATAAATAAACTTAGACAATAAAATAATGTCCCATAACTTTTTCTTTCAACATCCTCAATTGTTGGAAATAATTTATAGTTGTAATTAATGAAAACCATTAATGAAACAATTCCTGTAAAAATTAGAGCAGAGTTTTGATTAATTTTTAAAAATTGAGCAATTGGTATTAAAGGTCCTATTCCAATATGTACTATTTTTCTGACGATTTCTCTACTATCTTCATTATATTTTTTAAAAACTATTGATATTAAAAAAATTGAAAATAAATATAATAAAATTACAACAAATTTTATCAATTTGGTTAAGCTGCTTTTTGATGAGTTGTCATTACTCGAAGCTTTAATATTGCTTTAGCTTCTAGTTGCCTTACTCTTTCTCGCGAAACGTTAATTTGTCTTCCTATTTCTGCGAGTGTTAATGGTTCTTCACCATCTAACCCAAATCTGAGCTTCATGATTTTTTGCTCTCTTTCATTTAATTGAGAAAGCCAAGTTCCTAAATGCTCTTTTTGAATAGTTCTATCCATACCCTCCATAGGCTCTTCACAGTTTGGATCAGGTATGAGTTCACCAAGAGTACTTCTGTCTTCTTCTCCTCTTGCATGTGCATCTAGGGAGGCGCAAGGAGCACTTTGAGAAATTAAATCTTCTAAATCTTTTTGATCAATTCCCATCTCAGTTGCCATTTCCAATCTTGTAGGTTGTCTGCCAAATTTATGTGATAATTCTCTAGAGACTCTTCTCATTTTGGACAGTTTTTCACTTATGTGAATAGGCAAACGGATGGTTCTAGCACTGTTATCAATTGCTCTCGTCATTCCTTGTCTAATCCACCAGTAAGCATAAGTTGAGAATTTATATCCCATAGCAGGATCAAATTTATCTACAGCTCTTTCGAGGCCAATAGCCCCCTCCTGAACAAGATCTAATAATTCAAGCCCTTGGTTTTGGTATTTTTTTGCAACCGA
This window harbors:
- a CDS encoding shikimate dehydrogenase: MISSKTSFIALIGNPVSHSLSPIMQNAALQYLGLDLIYIAVPCKDKDLELVLNSFKKINCKGLNITIPHKEKVFNLCSEISPIANKLKAINTLKLNSEKKWSATNTDVEGFIYPLKNLNLAKKKGIVLGSGGAARSVIQGLINLNLSTISVISRNKSSLDELIKNFDNQIQLQGLLNSDDQAQILIREADLIVNTTPAGMKTTKYENNVIPYGEAFWRSLNSQTIVYDLIYNPAPTTLLKFSANKGCMTIDGLEMLVAQGIKSLSFWTDGLEVPFHVMNDALKKYL
- the dnaK gene encoding molecular chaperone DnaK, which encodes MGKVVGIDLGTTNSCVAVMEGGKPTVIANAEGFRTTPSVVAYTKNQDQLVGQIAKRQAVMNPENTFYSAKRFVGRRVDEVNEESKEVSYSVEKSGSSVKLKCPILDKQFSPEEVSSQVLRKLADDAGKYLGDKVTQAVITVPAYFNDSQRQATKDAGKIAGLEVLRIVNEPTAAALAYGLDKENEKILVFDLGGGTFDVSVIEAGDGVTEVLSTSGDTHLGGDDFDRCIVDHLANTFKSNEGIDLRQDKQALQRLTEAAEKAKIELSNATQSEINLPFITATPEGPKHLDLNLTRAKFEELAASLIDRCKTPVERAISDAKISTSEIDEVVMVGGSSRIPAVLDLVKKIIGKEPNQTVNPDEVVAVGAAIQGGVLAGEVKDILLLDVTPLSLGVETLGGVMTKMINRNTTVPTKKSETYSTAVDGQTNVEIHVLQGEREMASDNKSLGTFRLDGIPSAPRGVPQIEVTFDIDANGILSVTAKDKGSGKEQSISITGASTLSDNEVEKMVKDAESNASADKEKREKIDLKNQAETLVYQTEKQLGELGDKIDAAAKSKVEEKSNALKEATSKEDYESMKKLLEELQQELYAVGSSVYQQPGNQPPSPGAAGGPDQSDSNEKGGDDVIDADFTETKD
- a CDS encoding FAD-dependent oxidoreductase, with the translated sequence MKSLKENFQKAHIVIIGSGIIGKFNALELSELGFKVTIIDPIQLQNSSYAALGLLMGNMYQKRRGRSWDLRKQSIELWPQWISFLQKYNSELNINKPLIQLTTNEEKFKKLEKFIYENNDQNLRILERDSIFIKNINKAFQTKNIKGMISFKDGRINPFSLLQTLDKYLKHKKINFSEGEIIKIRKSNNQWISTTRSNENLKSDMVILCNSLKSIDLIDGISHNITLKPVLGQAMEIDINDAEVDLLSLPKQFNINGKNIIPKSKKKLIIGSTDEYSTKPEENTFEKLTNFLDKKPNWLMKGKISKKWYGIRSRPDGEPSPIMKNLEDGLIICTGFYKNGILLAPACSKWVANEIKNYFS
- the purU gene encoding formyltetrahydrofolate deformylase — translated: MEHPSIIFKIVCPDRPGLVSLLTSWISNYGGNIKHSDHHTDQDAGLFLSRIEWNSKNAFFNRDEIYKEFEKIAGEVNGKFNVNYSDEIPNVAIFVSKQNHCLIDLLWRVRNGELKMKVPLIISNHSDLENIANDFNAKFVHVDTFKTDKSIVEDQFLHLLKEYEIDLVVLAKYMQILSDSFLKKFSSIINIHHSFLPAFKGGQPYHRAWKRGVKLIGATAHYVTEDLDEGPIIEQCTVNVSHRDEVDDLIRKGRDIERIALARAVRLHLNHQVFVYNSKTAVFD
- a CDS encoding ClC family H(+)/Cl(-) exchange transporter, yielding MPNFIKDNIQKTSNSSRSIKKLLKQKSLVVAFSLLLTGLGASITSISFKTGIYFINNWRLALLDQFPSIAVLPIFGALGGAIAGYLIKNIAPAAKGSGVSQIMGFLRHKKVPMNLKVGLVKLISGIIAIGSGFPLGPEGPSVQMGGSVAWQMAKWLKAPTAFRRVIVAAGGGAGIAAVFSAPLGGFIYAIEELLNSARPVILLLVVITTFIADSSADIIQALGLDPKAGGFDFNLGFLIQKEYDPSVFFLPIDFIYLVLLGIIIGIFAELYSRYVLLMQNLGKKWYKNKFVLKMSICGLILGSIYSFLPSTFHNLDELQKIIAEQNTSIGIALLAVLVLFITTGLAAASGAPGGLFYPMLTLGGSIGLIMGSWVEIATGHAPSTYIFAGMGAFVAGCSRTPITAMFLAFALTKNLLIMKPVLISCIASFLIARAFNEESIYERQIQIELED
- the acnB gene encoding bifunctional aconitate hydratase 2/2-methylisocitrate dehydratase → MKNLETLLKDYADHAAERAAKGIPPLPLNAEQTNCITKLLEQDSTYDSSYLLDLLINRVPPGVDEAAYVKASWLTAIVNSEKYCKSINPEKAIEILGTMIGGYNVNSLVEILKGENSLLAKKAAEVLKNIILVYDSANEIYELSQNNIYAKEVVNSWANAEWFINKKVLEKEITCLVFKVDGETNTDDLSPAVHATTRPDIPMHALAMLEFKKPDGLKILDNLKKQNLPIAYVGDVVGTGSSRKSAINSLIWHIGEDIAFVPNKKTGGIIIGSKIAPIFFNTAQDSGALPIEADVSQMKTGDVIKIYPYKGIIKKIEKDSNTEELISKFELYPSTLTDEIQAGGRINLMIGRSLTDKIRNKLDYQPSEIFTRPQNPTESSTGFTQAQKIVGKACGLDGVRPGMTCEPIMTTVGSQDTTGPMTRDELKELACLGFTADLVMQSFCHTAAYPKPVDLLTHKELPDFISQRGGVALKPGDGIIHSWLNRMLLPDTVGTGGDSHTRFPLGISFPGGSGIVAFAAAIGSMPLNMPESVLVKFKGELLPGITLRDLVNAIPLFAIKKGLLTVEKENKKNIFNGKIMEIEGLPNLKLEQAFELTDATAERSCAGSTILLSQETVQEYLKSNICLLEKMIESNYEDSKSISRRINDMKNWLKKPSLIQPDSNAQYEDIIEIDLAKVTQPIVACPNDPDNVKEITDVANTNIDEVFIGSCMTNIGHYRAAAKVLEGVQNLKAKLWICPPTKMDEETLKAEGYYEIFEDCGARLELPGCSLCMGNQARVDEGSVVFSTSTRNFDNRLGKNAQVFLGSAELAAVCALLGKIPEIEEYQDITKNKINPYSDELYRYLQFDEIHDFSLTK
- a CDS encoding 3-deoxy-7-phosphoheptulonate synthase yields the protein MTTSSNNSALEKTSDLHVLETRPLIPPSRLHNDIPLDHDSANTVSKTRRSIQNILHHNDQKLLVIVGPCSIHDLEAAKEYSKYIQKFREMYKDKLEIIMRVYFEKPRTTIGWKGLINDPHLDDSYDINTGLRRARSLLSYLATRGIPSATELLDPIVPQYIADLISWTAIGARTTESQTHREMASGLSMPIGFKNGTDGSFTTAINAMQSASKSHHFLGVNENGMASIVNTTGNPDGHIVLRGGSKGPNFESDNVQRISAELRQYNLPHKVMIDCSHGNSNKDFRKQSEVLKNVASQISNGEKNILGVMLESHLKEGNQKLLKKEDLQFGRSITDACIDIETTKELIAILYDSLS
- a CDS encoding diacylglycerol/polyprenol kinase family protein; translated protein: MIKFVVILLYLFSIFLISIVFKKYNEDSREIVRKIVHIGIGPLIPIAQFLKINQNSALIFTGIVSLMVFINYNYKLFPTIEDVERKSYGTLFYCLSLFILIYLFWDKDPYALISGFFIMTFGDGLAGLIGKSFNSKSWIFFKQKKSLYGTITMFLTSLIVVCSIGYSQQNSVSLNYFTIAFIATLLEQFSVLGIDNFIVPISSALFFNFLITS
- a CDS encoding RpoD/SigA family RNA polymerase sigma factor: MGIPLESAKSSSDNNFDEPRLPNTAGKSRKSKSSLTAKQSQKKSGRLASDSIGYYLSSIGRVPLLTPAEEIELAHHVQNMKKLLQIPETDRTQRNLYQIKIGKRARDRMMAANLRLVVSVAKKYQNQGLELLDLVQEGAIGLERAVDKFDPAMGYKFSTYAYWWIRQGMTRAIDNSARTIRLPIHISEKLSKMRRVSRELSHKFGRQPTRLEMATEMGIDQKDLEDLISQSAPCASLDAHARGEEDRSTLGELIPDPNCEEPMEGMDRTIQKEHLGTWLSQLNEREQKIMKLRFGLDGEEPLTLAEIGRQINVSRERVRQLEAKAILKLRVMTTHQKAA